CTAGCGATCTGGGGCACAGGCCGTGGGATCGGGCAGGCGATGAGCGCGCGCGGGCCGACTACGAGGGAGTGACAAAGCGCGGCCGTCGCATCGAGCGCGGACCCGGAGCCGTCTATCGGGCGCTCTTCGGTGCTCCGGATGCCGAGATGGACGAGGAGATGCAAGAGCGGGGCTTCGACGCTGGGGCATCAGCCGGGATCGTCACATTTCACGATGCCCTCTACGTGGCGAAGGGAGGCGCTGACGACAGGCCCTTTGCCGCCGACGTGCTCACCGTTCACCAGAAGGCCTACTACGACTCATCCGGCGGAAGCTGGCCCAACGACTACGACAGTCCCAACCCAGTGGCGTTTCTCACCGTGCGCCCCGGCGCACGCTTCCTGTTCGCCTTGTCCGGGCCGGGGGATTGGACGGATCTCGCTGAGCGACTGCTTCGTGATGCGCTCGAAAAGTGGGGTGTCGGCGGCAAGACGAGCGCCGGCTACGGGCGGTTGATCGCGCCCGATCGGAGGACGGCGACTGCCGCGAACGGGAGGCCGGCCACGGCCACGCCCGCCAGCACAACCGTCAAGTCTGGTGACCAAGTGGAGGCCGTGCTGCTCGACGAGCGCACGAAGAAGGGCGGCTGGAAAGCGCTCCACGAGCCGACCGGTCTGGCCGGCCATATTCACAACAGCGGGGACGTGCCGGCCGATGCGAGACCGGGAGACTGCTTGACGCTGGTGGTCGCATCCGTGAGCGCTCGTGAGATCGCGTTTCGCTTCTCGACAGGGTCGAGCGGACCCGGGTCGCAGAAGAAGGGAAAAAGGTAAATGGACCAGAACCCGCTCACGCTTCTCGTTTGCACCGTCGGTGGGAGCCCGGAGCCTGTGGTTGCAACGCTCAAGCAATGGCAGCCATCGCGGGTTCGCTTTGTTTGCACCCCCCAGACGAAGAGCGACATCGAAAGCAAGATCCTGCCGAAGGCGAGAGACGTAAACATCGACATAGATGCTGGACGCTACAATCCGTTCGAGCTGCCTGACGGCCAAGACCTTGCGAGCTGCGTAGATCGGCTGCGTCAACTGACGCCGGAGGTGGTTAACTGGGTTGAGCGAGGGGATGGCTTTCGTGTGGTCGTCGACTTCACCGGCGGGACCAAGTGCATGTCGGCGGCAATCGCTCTTCAAGCGAGCCGCTGGTCCTGCTTGTTCTCCTACGTGGGCGGTACCGAGCGGACCAAGGACGGCATGGGCGTCGTCGTGTCCGGGTCCGAGAAGATCGTGCACCAGGCGAATCCATGGGACGCGC
This is a stretch of genomic DNA from Pseudomonadota bacterium. It encodes these proteins:
- the cmr6 gene encoding type III-B CRISPR module RAMP protein Cmr6 — protein: MRHVLRSVGTPDHAGLAYDAWAPVGCDGKVPDDQRAPWLSALEDIVVAPDYSGSFQRWKESFSAPGDRIFELVLASRLLVGHGNSSATDIGITLHHTWGVPLIPGSALKGLVAHFVDAVYGPSDLGHRPWDRAGDERARADYEGVTKRGRRIERGPGAVYRALFGAPDAEMDEEMQERGFDAGASAGIVTFHDALYVAKGGADDRPFAADVLTVHQKAYYDSSGGSWPNDYDSPNPVAFLTVRPGARFLFALSGPGDWTDLAERLLRDALEKWGVGGKTSAGYGRLIAPDRRTATAANGRPATATPASTTVKSGDQVEAVLLDERTKKGGWKALHEPTGLAGHIHNSGDVPADARPGDCLTLVVASVSAREIAFRFSTGSSGPGSQKKGKR